Genomic segment of Bradysia coprophila strain Holo2 unplaced genomic scaffold, BU_Bcop_v1 contig_561, whole genome shotgun sequence:
CTCCGACTGCCATTGCATCCATTAACTCAAAACGGGTAATGCCATCCAATCACGCACTGCCCACTTCGTCGCGAGCACCACATTCGCGTGGTGTTGAAGATAAACAGAAACTTCCTCCGATAAAACATCGCATTGAGGAGAAGGTAACCATCTAAATTTTGTAGCCGTTCGCatattgacgattttttttctcccttTTATTGATGCTTCTAGACAATCTATCCGACCGAAAAAGCTTTACGAACGGAACGGAACGTAGCGTCGCGTCACATGATCGAATCGCATGCCGAAATGTCAGCAAAACATAAATTGTCGCGTTCTGGTCGATCTCGTTTGGATGTACCGGAAGATCCGCGTTTAAAAGTTCGTCCGCCGGAACCAATGGAACCACTgtcaaagaaatcgaaagaGAAATCATCGTCTGATAAGGTAACTCTGGTTTGGATTGGCGATCGATgtgcatggaaataatgttttcttcccggtaacCAAGTCaaaacttcccggtatccgaaaattttgacaaaaatttctcggTGGGTCGCAATTAACTTCCCGGTGGCGCGAATAATATTTCTCAAGCCCTTTCTAGTCTTTTTGTGCAGATTTAGGTCTAACATTAGTTCTTACAATTCTAAAACCTTTTCGTGACTTTcttttgtatgaattttcaCTCATCAATTTGTAGAAAAGAATGTTTGTAAAGATGCTGACTGCACGAGTCCATCCTTTGATAAAACAGATATAAACTCATTGGAAAATTATCTTAAGGTCTAATCGGACAGATATGTTGGTCATAACAATCTTTCCGAAATTCTTCCTTAATTTcctaaataaagaaaagaaattcgcgagcggagcgagcgaaattttttgaagattgaCTTTTGATGATGCAAAAATGGTACCATTCTTTGAAACTGTACAAActcaaaattctaaatgaAACTTTAATTTGAGCAAAAGAGCCGCAGGCgaagtttttaaattcttaGGTCTATGCACCCTATTAGGAACTGTTTCACCAGAAGTAGTAACTCATCAAAAGTTTAGTTCGTTGAATAGAATTATTCATCGGGATCGGGATAGTGACGAAAACTTCTTGATAAACTCTTCCCGCTGATAAAAATCTCCCGAGGAGTACTTCCCGCTGATAGAGACTTAACACTCCCGTTGGAAGAAGCTTCTCGACAAGTTCTTCGAGCTGATaaaatttcccggtgagttctTCCTAGTGACAGCTATTTTCCGGTTAGTTCTGAATTCTTCCCGCTGATAGATATTTCCCAGTGAGTACTTCCCGCTGATACATAGTTCCCGGTGTGAGTTTTTCCCGGTGATAGCTGTTTCCGATTTCCCGGTGACAGCTATTTCCCGGTTAGTTATGAATTCTTCCTGCTGATAGATATTTCCCGGTGTGGTCTAATTTTTACagtaaaaagaagaaaatcccCTACGACTTCCCGGTATCTAGGATACCAGGATACcgcattatttccatgcacgCGATCGATGAATGAGCAAGTTAACGGCTTCcgcatttttcttcttttattagTTAAGAGCGAAAGTTAAGATTGAAGGTGAGAAGCGTAAGAAAAACGAATCATCTGAATCGGATTCCGACAGCAGTGAAAACTCACTACCGACACTAACTGCCACCACTCGATTAACGTTATCGGAAAGGTTCGGCAAAATGGCTCAATGGAAATGGAGTGTCGATCGTAGCAATCTAGAGAACATGAACATGCGCATCACAAAGGATTCAAGCGGTGGTGCCCTTAAAGTTATGATCGAAGAAGGACAACAATCGCCGCCGAGGCGATACAGCTATTCCCCAGCGCCAGTTGGCCATTTCCCGGAAGAATTGGCTACGACAGCTCCCACTGGTTTGATGTCCTGGGATGACGTCCGCGTTCGCTACGAATACTACAAAAGTCGTGGATATTTACGCGATCTGGATTTAAAGGTGACTTCGTTACTCCTGTTGTATTGTGATGCAATTGGTATAGATGAGATTGTACTCATCGTGTGTGTGATTTTTATGTTGCAGGACTATGTCAAATGGGAAGAATGGTGGTATCGTTATCAGGAATGGTTGAAGCAGGAGCGGTATTACGAATTCTACGAAAGACAGCAAATGCACAGACGCCGACGGAAGAAGATTCCCATATCACAAAGGTTGAATTGAACTGCTTCCCgtttaatgtttttaatttctgatttttcgtctgtaatttattttctttgtcgTTGTCTTTCAGTTACTATTATTATTGATTGTCATCATTTGAGAGGTTTATGCGGGAGGAGTAGAGTCGGTTTTCACGTGAATATTCAGTCACTTTCAACGGTTcattttcacatgaaaattcTACGAATTTAAACGACTgaacaattttaacaaaaacgtGACATTCAATGATTTGACAAACTTTTGTACACAACATTCTATGTATCATCATTTCCATTTGTGAAGCtcgttaaaaaagaaaaaaaaatggattgaTTGCGGAATATCATATGTTTTTCGAAGTGTGTGTTTCAGATGACCGTTCGTAATTGTTAAAATGCCATAAAACCTGAAGAGCGCTTcgtcacaaaattttaaatgaccAAATGGTGGTGTGCTACAGAAACGAAATAACTCCTTTTATAATCAGACACTAAGCCAGAGACATTAACTAATTGGAGGCGCTAAGAAGAAGTCTCTTCACTGAAGCGACgagtcgaaaatatttttcgtttcccTTCACTTTGCTACCAATGCAAATGACTTTCCGTTCGACTCAACCGATGTATCAATAcatcttttttgttgttcgattCCATAGAGTTGCACTCGAGAGGTGGTATGGTGGCGCTGATGCTAATCGGCACCTAAAAATTACATGGACACCCAGACATGTTTAACTCTATGTTCGATTCGCTCGGATGTTAGTCccttccataatttttttttttttcatctatGCGTCTGGAAACAATTATCGAGGGAAAGACCTACActaacgaaaacaaaattttatactCATATTAAAACTCTTAGACAAACGGTACCTCTAagtagagatgtgcgggccgcccgaaaatgtCGGACCGCCCGGGTTTTTATCCGGCCCGACCGGGCCTGGGCCGGGCGGGCTTCAAATCTGTCGGGCCGAGCTTGGACCAGACCTAAAAAGCCAAATTTTTggcccgattttcaaagtttcgcacacttttttatatgaaatttgctttcgggccgcccgaaaatgtCGGCCCGTCCGAGTTTTTATCCGGCCCGATCGGGCTTGGGCCGGACGGGCTATAAATACGTCGGGCCAGTTCGGGCCgggctttaaaaatgaatttcggacCGGGCTTCGGGCCGGACGGGCTTCAAAAAAACATCGGCCCGCACACCTCTACCTCTAAGTTAAAACTTATTAAAAATGTCCCATTAACTTTACTCCTAATTTCTAGTTAATTTCTTCTAAGTTAACTAGACACAAGCGAAGCATTTTACATTGACTTTGACTAAGATTAAGCTAGCTATAGGCAATAAACTAATGAAGACGTCGCTCTAAACCGcttaaagaaatttcaaatggTGACTTTAATTCAgacaaaacaatatttatcagaaataaaatttgacgatCGAcagaaagattttattttaattttttttatgttaaaatttattataggaaaaattttactttagtTTCCTAACCGTGACTTCATAAAGTCAATTTTGCAACATTATCTGAAATAAAGATACAAAAAATCCACATTCGTCGTTTAAATTTAACCGAAAGTGCTTGAAGAACTGCATGGAGAGGACAACGATTTTATACAATTGTTTATACAACTTGACGATGTTTTACTGTCCTAAGTAGAGAAATGtagttcaattttcatttaacaatTGTGGCCCACAATTTGTGGGAATAGTTCTCGTCACTGCCGAAAAAATCATTAATGACACTGCAAGCAAGTCGGTTTTTTGAGctccaaattaaaaaaataataataaaatgaaagcaaaataaaatgattgagtccggtttttgacaattgaatttcatttgtcaaaaaccagactcgatcattttattttgcttccaCCTTAATTAGTTAACAAATTGAAGTTTTCGATTTGACCATGAAAAGATTGTTCTTATGAATTTACATAAAACTGACTCGCCGACGTCGTTAATCAGTGACAGTACTGGGAAATATTGGAAATATTGCTCAAATCCACACTCTATGCGTggaggttctgaaagaacaagtTAAGAcacctctgagttgatcacgaaggcggagACACGACACCAATATTTCTCTGTGGCGCCGTCTACGtttgtagaaaatttatatgacGACTTCaccttacaaaaaattaaaaaaaatattttattcaagttgaattttcacacaatttgTAATGAGTGCGTGTAAAAAAGTTGGGAAACAGGAAACTTAGGTCGAAGCACAGCTCTGCTACTAGCacgaacataaaaaatatttggaggctgatgaaatcgcAGTAGCcactgcgtttctgttatacagatagatgacttattttcgttgtatgagttaaaacatacaatacaaacaatcctaagcggtaaCTCGAATTACTAAAGCCTTCAAAGACACttgtagcagtgctgtggtcgaagtgatttttttaagaaaaatatgtCCTTTTGAACCAAATGAATTATAATTCTAACAAATTCTAACTGGTTATCGCATTACTTTACAACGAGTAAGCTTCAACATCTGGAATATGTTAGCCTTTGATcactttcgttcactttttattaaaaaaaagcaaaccGATTACAGCTGTCAATTCATCTCTCCAGACCATCTAgactttttacttttttacttatagactgttatgatcagagcgagagaaccaaagactagttaattataacttgagcagtcttttttttcgcttatcttaaaataaaaaatgtctaGGGGTACTTGTCGCaatattgctttctctttcaacatattacgttgagagcgagaggaccgaacaCTAGTCTATTATAAGTTGTCTTattgtcctgaaatttcgacgacatgagtatcggtgacatctgaagaaacggtgacttactgaaaaaacaacgagaagaattggtgacttcctgaagaaacgacgagaagaaccGGCCACTatagtcgccgtttcttctcgtcgtttcttcaggaagttaTCGTTTCTTTCGGTAGTCACCATTTCTATAGGATGTCGCCGTTTCTTtaggaagtcaccgtttcttctcaccgtttcatcagaaaatctgAAGAGTCGTCATTACATGTCAccattttttcagaaagtcaccgtttcttcgaaaccgtcgacttcctgaagaaacgacgagaagaaacaaCGACTTTCAGAAGCAACGCATCTCACCGTTCAATCTCTGATTGCAAGcaactaaaacaaataaaataaaaagctttgtattttatttcaaatgaataaaatctaCGTACAGTGGCTTATTCTTGATTTGAgatgaaatttcgatttcaagaaattcttcAGTTGACAATCTTAACTCAAGATTACTAATTCAGCTGACATTGAGATCCCAAATCAACTCTAATTTTCGTCtcgccgtaaaggcgttttgttggttcctatggaattcatctttttacgaaatgtaacgtaaaggagtttagttcatcactacagaattcatctttttacaacatgaaaaccaattttcattgcaggagttaattttttttctctcgcatcgtgtcATAAATAGTCTGtgtcattttttatatatacacgctctgaattttgaaaaccgacacattttctgttttgtgctttactgcctttttcttaattttacaaacatttttatatggagaaatcaaaaaactcAAGTACAACACAGAAACATATCGCTCGGTGTCTTAAAACACTTTTATGTgactaattatgacacgatgcgagagaaaaaaaattaactcctaagttaccgacaccgttccggcgcccggctcgcattgcggccctccgcttcgctccggggcaatgggccggatcgctcggcgtgttaaaacgctgtTTATGTAcagtgaaaattcgtaaaGGGATTACTTCCTTATGGTTGGTATTCAATACAGAAAGATTATTACAGCAAGACTATTCAACAACCAAAAAGTTACTGCCAAAAAGATACCGCCAAATCGCTTATTATCGACTTTCTGTATAGAGACGATAGAATTTCTACTTCATACATAGAGACGAtataatttggtttttggcCTTATGAAGAAACGTTGACTTCCCGAAGAAACGATGAGAAGAAATGGTGAGTTACTGAAAAAACAATTAGAACCTTccgtcgccgtttcttcaggaacttgttatttcttatgaattcaacgtttcttctcgttgtttcttcaggaagtcatcgttttcacagaaagtcagcgctttttacataaaacggcgacatcctgaagaaactgtgactttctgaagaaacgacgagaagaaacggcgagttcctgaagaaacggtgacttcctgaagaaacagcgacttcctgaagaaacggcgactactcgccgtttcttcaggaagtcgccgatactcatgtcgtcgaaatttcaggacaatagttgtcttggggtacttgccaaaatatttctttctctatcacgatacgtcaaaaatatatggaaaaatgataGACATGACAACTCGTGGTCTTTGCTCATATGGCTCAATGGCTcatattcatttttcatagaaaagtcAGTATCTGGTTTGTTTTGTCTGACAACACTGCAAACTGCAGCAAACTTCACTCTTTTATCTGACCTGTCATCTTTTAACTGCacgcaaagaaaatttttcacgAAACAAGGTTCTATTTTacaattgaaatcaattttattgcaatcaAATCCGGCATTTATATTCAATTGGAAAACATCAACGAACTATGACAGATACTCCTGCTGTAAAAGTCGAGTCCGAATCAGAAGCACTATCTGATATACCGGATTCCAGTAGCGCTGTGTTTGaggtattttttttgcatttccttcaaacagaaaaaaaggaaTGAACTTTCGGGTAGATTCGGTTGATTAcaaattccaaatttaaaatatgtgCTCTGACTcaacaatgaaaacaaattgaatttcatttggaattttcgaaatagaaaagaaataataatttgcgTAAGCAAAAGAGAGCTCCATATCTCAATTTCATTCGGCGAGAGCgcccattttcttttctttttaaacgCCAATATCATTCgtcattttaatgaatttaatgtcaaaacaaaaatttactttccgaagaaaaatcaactccaagtattatttttaatgaaacacCGCTCGAAAGGTATCTCCAAATATTATCGAGAACTGATTGGATGTGAGGTTTACGTTTTGGATTAAGTGTCAGCAAAATTATGGTTTGTAGATCAGAGTTACGTTCGCCGTTTTCACACATTAAGCGTAAATGTtcccattaaaaaaaaaccgtagcAAATCTGAGACTTTTTCATTCCTTTTAGTTTTTTAGTGGTTTGTTGACCTCTACGTAAGCCATTAACCGaaagaacaataaaaaaattaactgtAAATTCAGTGTGGTAACATTTACGTCTTTTGTCCAGTCTCCAGACGCTTTGAAAACAGCGACCAGTTCGTCTCACCACGACTCCGAATACGATACAGCCAGCGACACTCCTTCATCGGATTTGGATGAGGATGAAGACTTTGAGGACGACGACGTGGATGACAATGGTGAAGACGGTAGTGTTGTCCTGGAATTAGATCATCAAAGAGCTGACGGTGAAGACGatggagaaaaaaagaaagttgatgatgatgaggaTCGATCTAACCCTCAATATATACCGAAACGAGGTGTATTTTACGAACACGATGATCGTACAGCTGAGGAACCGTAAGGCGATT
This window contains:
- the LOC119083145 gene encoding serine/arginine repetitive matrix protein 1 isoform X2, with translation MSLSNRRRDLSPSRGGVGSSKLRMDRQPVVARITDPSLPIGKRKEIDNVMKKARAGSTNEYWDKKLLEAEEKDPNRWRHSGYKKMYIEDESSSDSANEAFRYNRNRTSRSRSRSRNRKISPTSPMRRQEVRRQSPIQRRRSPRSPDQRRPRSPDRRPRTPPSPTMLKRRSPPMKQRAIVPRSKRPPSPPPKGARTPSNSSVSSCSDDSCSVCSPKPRHGRSRSLSPTNARHGPRSPPPKTARAPTAIASINSKRVMPSNHALPTSSRAPHSRGVEDKQKLPPIKHRIEEKTIYPTEKALRTERNVASRHMIESHAEMSAKHKLSRSGRSRLDVPEDPRLKVRPPEPMEPLSKKSKEKSSSDKLRAKVKIEGEKRKKNESSESDSDSSENSLPTLTATTRLTLSERFGKMAQWKWSVDRSNLENMNMRITKDSSGGALKVMIEEGQQSPPRRYSYSPAPVGHFPEELATTAPTGLMSWDDVRVRYEYYKSRGYLRDLDLKDYVKWEEWWYRYQEWLKQERYYEFYERQQMHRRRRKKIPISQSYYYY
- the LOC119083145 gene encoding serine/arginine repetitive matrix protein 1 isoform X1, producing the protein MSLSNRRRDLSPSRGGVGSSKLRMDRQPVVARITDPSLPIGKRKEIDNVMKKARAGSTNEYWDKKLLEAEEKDPNRWRHSGYKKMYIEDESSSDSANEAFRYNRNRTSRSRSRSRNRKISPTSPMRRQEVRRQSPIQRRRSPRSPDQRRPRSPDRRPRTPPSPTMLKRRSPPMKQRAIVPRSKRPPSPPPKGARTPSNSSVSSCSDDSCSVCSPKPRHGRSRSLSPTNARHGPRSPPPKTARAPTAIASINSKRVMPSNHALPTSSRAPHSRGVEDKQKLPPIKHRIEEKTIYPTEKALRTERNVASRHMIESHAEMSAKHKLSRSGRSRLDVPEDPRLKVRPPEPMEPLSKKSKEKSSSDKLRAKVKIEGEKRKKNESSESDSDSSENSLPTLTATTRLTLSERFGKMAQWKWSVDRSNLENMNMRITKDSSGGALKVMIEEGQQSPPRRYSYSPAPVGHFPEELATTAPTGLMSWDDVRVRYEYYKSRGYLRDLDLKDYVKWEEWWYRYQEWLKQERYYEFYERQQMHRRRRKKIPISQRKNFTLVS